The following are encoded together in the Ictidomys tridecemlineatus isolate mIctTri1 chromosome X, mIctTri1.hap1, whole genome shotgun sequence genome:
- the Armcx6 gene encoding protein ARMCX6, which yields MGRAREMGWMAAGLMIGAGACYCVYKLTIGRDDSDKLEEEDEEEWDDDQELDEEEPEIWFDFTTMARPWSEDEDWTEPGAPGGTEDRHSGGGKANRAHPIKQRPFPYEHKNTWSAQTFKSVSCIIDLSKCPSIQGKKLFAEPKDAVFSLSHNIRSHLANLSICGNTLPTPHPTVREEALCAPGNLNASTENQGQIKMFINEVCQETVPRSCNSFLQQAGLNLLISMTVINNMLAKSVSDLKFPLIPERSGCAKVQVLEPLMGLSEKPLLAGELLGAQMLLSFMSLFIRSANREVLLETLTP from the coding sequence ATGGGCCGGGCCCGGGAAATGGGTTGGATGGCAGCAGGACTAATGATTGGAGCTGGTGCCTGCTACTGTGTTTACAAACTAACCATAGGAAGAGACGACAGTGACAAATTGGAGGAGGAGGACGAAGAAGAATGGGATGATGACCAGGAGCTGGATGAAGAGGAGCCCGAAATTTGGTTTGATTTCACAACAATGGCTCGCCCTTGGAGTGAGGATGAGGATTGGACTGAACCTGGGGCCCCAGGTGGCACAGAGGACAGGCACTCAGGGGGTGGCAAGGCCAACAGAGCACACCCAATAAAACAACGGCCATTCCCATACGAACATAAAAATACGTGGAGTGCACAAACCTTTAAAAGTGTCAGTTGTATAATAGACCTCTCCAAGTGTCCTTCTATTCAGGGAAAAAAGTTGTTTGCTGAGCCCAAGGATGCTGTTTTTTCACTTAGCCACAATATCAGGAGTCATTTGGCCAACCTTTCCATCTGTGGAAAcacactccccaccccccaccccactgtgAGGGAGGAAGCTTTGTGTGCCCCAGGTAACTTGAATGCCAGTACTGAAAATCAGGGCCAGATTAAGATGTTCATCAATGAAGTGTGTCAGGAGACTGTGCCACGTAGCTGCAACTCATTTCTGCAGCAGGCCGGATTAAATTTGTTAATAAGCATGACAGTTATTAATAACATGCTTGCCAAGTCCGTTTCAGACTTGAAGTTTCCTTTGATACCCGAAAGAAGTGGCTGCGCTAAGGTTCAGGTTTTAGAACCGCTGATGGGTTTGTCTGAAAAGCCACTCTTGGCAGGGGAGTTGCTGGGTGCCCAGATGCTGCTCTCATTCATGTCCCTCTTTATCAGAAGTGCAAACAGAGAGGTTCTCCTGGAAACCCTCACCCCTTAA
- the Armcx3 gene encoding armadillo repeat-containing X-linked protein 3, whose protein sequence is MGYARKVGWVTAGLVIGAGACYCIYRLTRGRKQSKEKMAEGGSGDVDDSGDCSGARYNDWSDDDDDSNESKSIVWYPPWARIGTEAGTRARARARARATRARRAVQKRASPNSDDTVLSPQELQKVLCLVEMSEKPYILEAALIALGNNAAYAFNRDIIRDLGGLPIVAKILNTRDPIVKEKALIVLNNLSVNTENQRRLKIYMNQVCDDTITSRLNSSVQLAGLRLLTNMTVTNEYQHMLANSISDFFRLFSAGNEETKLQVLKLLLNLAENPAMTRELLRAQVPSSLGSLFNKKENKEVILKLLVILENVNDNFKWEENESTQIQFGEGSLFFFLKEFQVCADKVLGIESHHDFLVKVKVGKFMAKLTEHMFPKSQE, encoded by the coding sequence ATGGGCTACGCCAGGAAAGTAGGCTGGGTGACTGCAGGCCTGGTGATTGGGGCTGGCGCCTGCTATTGCATTTATAGACTGACCCGGGGAAGAAAACAGAGCAAGGAGAAAATGGCAGAGGGTGGCTCTGGGGATGTGGATGATTCTGGGGACTGTTCTGGGGCCAGGTATAATGACTggtctgatgatgatgatgatagtaatGAGAGCAAGAGTATAGTGTGGTACCCACCTTGGGCCCGGATTGGGACAGAGGCTGGAACCAGAGCTAGAGCCAGGGCAAGGGCCAGGGCTACCCGAGCACGTCGAGCTGTCCAGAAACGGGCTTCCCCTAATTCAGATGATACTGTTTTGTCCCCTCAAGAGCTACAAAAAGTTCTTTGTTTGGTTGAGATGTCTGAAAAGCCTTATATTCTTGAAGCAGCTTTAATTGCTCTGGGTAACAATGCTGCTTATGCATTTAACAGAGATATTATTCGTGATCTGGGTGGTCTCCCAATTGTTGCAAAGATTCTTAATACTCGGGATCCCATCGTTAAGGAAAAGGCTTTAATTGTCCTAAATAACTTGAGTGTGAATACTGAAAATCAGCGCAGGCTTAAGATATACATGAATCAAGTGTGTGATGACACAATCACTTCTCGCTTGAACTCATCTGTGCAGCTGGCTGGACTAAGATTGCTTACGAATATGACTGTTACTAATGAGTATCAGCACATGCTTGCTAATTCCATTTCGGATTTTTTCCGTTTATTTTCAGCGGGAAATGAAGAAACTAAACTTCAGGTTTTGAAACTCCTTTTGAATTTGGCTGAAAATCCAGCTATGACTAGAGAATTGCTCAGGGCCCAAGTGCCATCTTCACTAGGTTCCCTCTTTAataagaaagagaacaaagaggTTATTCTTAAACTTCTGGTCATTCTTGAGAATGTAAATGACAATTttaaatgggaagaaaatgaatCTACTCAGATTCAATTTGGTGAAGGgtcactatttttctttttaaaagaatttcaagtGTGTGCTGATAAGGTTCTGGGAATAGAAAGTCATCATGATTTTTTGGTGAAAGTAAAAGTTGGAAAATTCATGGCCAAACTGACTGAGCATATGTTCCCAAAGAGCCAGGAATAA
- the Armcx2 gene encoding armadillo repeat-containing X-linked protein 2, with product MSRVRDAGCVAAGIVIGAGAWYCVYKYTRGRDQKKKRLAKPKNRAAAGTGARAKAGLRAGFTIDLGPGFSPPAPVHTGAEDKAQDEASALDTAGAEPVVPAMSSPKAQSGAGNQVQETDGAGVGPKTESVVVAAAASSVAPPPMVAEAPTAAEAPAVAEAPSTAEASRASAPPRAAVTPGAAAPPGAAAPPRAAVTPGAAAAPPKAAVTPGTAAAPPRAAVTPGAAAAPPRAAVTPGAAAAPPRAAVTPGAAAAPPRAAVTPGAAVTPGAAVTPGAAVTPGAAAAPPRAAVTPGAAAAPPRAAVTPGAAAAPPRAVATPGAVAPPGATAPPGATAPPRAAAPPRAAAPPGATAPPRATAPPSAAAPPRAAASPGAAATHGAVAAHGGATATSGAAAVPPRAAAPPRAAVSPGTAAPPRAAASAVVAAASEAVVAPGVAAPTEVARTSGMAAPAEVAESPVPTLFAGSAAPTGAAEAPGTSGSPRTAVAGKKATPGAHTGAIPKAASATGAVPKGGAKGGTRSRTGGKGKSKKSKVEVDELGMGFRPGDGAAAAAAASANGGEAFLAEVPDSEEGESGWTDTESDSDSEPETQRRGRGKKPVPMQKRPFPYEIDEILGVRDLRKVLALLQKSDDPFIQQVALLTLSNNANYSCNQETIRKLGGLPIIANMINKTDPHIKEKALMAMNNLSENYENQGRLQVYMNKVMDDIMASNLNSAVQVVGLKFLTNMTITNDYQHLLVNSIANFFRLLSQGGGKIKVEILKILSNFAENPDMLKKLLSTQVPSSFSSLYNSYVESEILINALTLFEIIYDNLRAEVFNYREFNKGSLFYLCTTSGVCVKKIRALANHHDLLVKVKVIKLVNKF from the coding sequence ATGAGCCGTGTTCGGGATGCTGGCTGTGTAGCTGCAGGGATAGTGATTGGGGCTGGTGCCTGGTACTGCGTCTACAAATACACCAGGGGAAGAGACCAGAAGAAGAAGAGACTGGCCAAGCCCAAGAACCGGGCTGCAGCTGGGACTGGAGCCAGGGCTAAAGCTGGGCTAAGGGCTGGGTTCACTATTGACCTTGGGCCAGGATTCAGTCCCCCAGCTCCAGTCCATACTGGGGCAGAGGACAAGGCTCAGGATGAAGCCTCTGCTCTTGATACTGCAGGAGCTGAGCCAGTGGTCCCAGCTATGTCTAGCCCCAAGGCTCAGAGTGGGGCAGGAAATCAGGTCCAGGAGACAGATGGAGCTGGGGTTGGGCCTAAGACTGAATCAGTAGTcgtggctgcagcagcctcttcAGTGGCACCACCTCCTATGGTGGCAGAGGCTCCCACAGCTGCAGAGGCCCCTGCAGTGGCAGAAGCTCCCAGCACAGCAGAGGCATCAAGGGCTTCAGCACCTCCCAGAGCGGCAGTGACTCCTGGGGCAGCAGCACCTCCTGGGGCAGCAGCACCTCCTAGGGCAGCAGTGACTCCTGGGGCGGCAGCAGCACCTCCCAAGGCAGCAGTGACTCCCGGGACAGCAGCAGCACCTCCCAGGGCAGCAGTGACTCCCGGGGCAGCAGCAGCACCTCCCAGGGCAGCAGTGACTCCCGGGGCAGCAGCAGCACCTCCCAGGGCAGCAGTGACTCCCGGGGCAGCAGCAGCACCTCCCAGGGCAGCAGTGACTCCTGGGGCAGCAGTGACTCCTGGGGCAGCAGTGACTCCCGGGGCAGCAGTGACTCCTGGGGCAGCAGCAGCACCTCCCAGGGCAGCAGTGACTCCTGGGGCAGCAGCAGCACCTCCCAGGGCAGCAGTGACTCCCGGGGCAGCAGCAGCACCTCCCAGGGCAGTAGCGACTCCCGGGGCAGTGGCACCTCCTGGGGCAACAGCACCTCCTGGGGCAACAGCACCTCCCAGGGCAGCAGCACCTCCCAGGGCAGCAGCACCTCCCGGGGCAACAGCACCTCCCAGGGCAACAGCACCTCCCAGCGCAGCAGCACCTCCCAGGGCTGCAGCATCTCCAGGGGCAGCAGCAACTCATGGGGCAGTGGCAGCTCATGGGGGAGCAACAGCAACTTCCGGGGCAGCAGCAGTGCCTCCCAGGGCAGCAGCACCTCCTAGAGCAGCAGTGTCTCCTGGTACAGCAGCACCTCCCAGGGCAGCAGCATCTGCTGTGGTGGCAGCAGCCTCAGAGGCTGTGGTGGCTCCTGGGGTGGCAGCACCTACTGAGGTAGCCCGGACTTCTGGAATGGCAGCACCTGCAGAGGTGGCCGAGTCTCCTGTGCCCACACTGTTTGCTGGGTCAGCAGCACCTACTGGGGCTGCAGAGGCTCCTGGAACTTCAGGGTCTCCTAGAACAGCAGTAGCTGGCAAGAAAGCAACCCCTGGGGCTCACACTGGGGCTATACCTAAGGCTGCCTCTGCCACTGGAGCTGTGCCCAAAGGTGGAGCCAAGGGTGGAACCCGGTCCCGGACTGGAGGCAAAGGCAAGAGCAAGAAAAGCAAGGTTGAAGTAGATGAATTGGGAATGGGATTCCGCCCTGGGGATGgggctgcagcagctgctgcagcctCCGCTAATGGGGGAGAGGCTTTCCTAGCAGAGGTCCCTGATTCTGAGGAAGGGGAATCTGGGTGGACTGACACAGAGTCAGATTCGGATTCTGAACCAGAAACCCAGcgcagagggagagggaaaaaaccTGTTCCCATGCAGAAGCGCCCCTTTCCTTATGAAATTGATGAGATTCTGGGTGTCCGAGATCTCAGGAAAGTACTTGCCTTGCTTCAGAAATCAGATGATCCCTTCATTCAACAGGTAGCTTTGCTCACCTTGAGCAACAATGCCAATTATTCATGTAACCAAGAGACCATTCGCAAATTGGGAGGCCTCCCAATTATTGCAAACATGATCAACAAAACTGATCCCCACATTAAAGAAAAAGCCTTAATGGCCATGAATAACCTGAGTGAAAATTATGAAAACCAGGGCCGTCTTCAGGTATACATGAACAAAGTAATGGATGATATTATGGCCTCTAACCTGAACTCGGCAGTACAGGTAGTTGGACTAAAATTTTTAACGAACATGACTATTACCAATGACTACCAGCACCTGCTTGTCAATTCCATTGCAAACTTTTTCCGTTTGTTATCTCAGGGAGGTGGGAAAATCAAGGTTgagattttgaaaatactttccaATTTTGCTGAAAATCCAGATATGCTTAAAAAACTTCTCAGTACCCAAGTGCCATCATCATTTAGTTCCCTGTATAATTCTTACGTGGAATCAGAAATTCTTATCAATGCCCTTACTCTATTTGAGATTATCTATGACAATCTCAGAGCAGAAGTGTTCAACTACAGAGAATTCAACAAAGGTTCCCTTTTTTACTTATGTACTACATCTGGAGTGTGCGTTAAGAAAATTCGAGCCTTAGCAAATCACCATGACCTCTTGGTAAAAGTGAAAGTTATAAAACTGGTGAACAAATTTTGA